TTTTCAACAGGCTCTGGATTTCACCAACCAGATTGGTGAGTTGGCCGAAGCCGTTGGCCACCATCCGGACATTTACCTCGCCTGGGGAAAGGTGAAAGTCACCCTCTGGACCCACAAGGTCGATGGTCTCACGGAAAGTGATTTTGTGCTTGCTGCGAAGATCGATCAGTTGTGAGAAACAAAACGAGGGGTTCGCTATTTCCAGTGGCTACCGTCGTGAAAAGGAGCGGACACTCG
This genomic stretch from Verrucomicrobiota bacterium harbors:
- a CDS encoding 4a-hydroxytetrahydrobiopterin dehydratase, which encodes MSELAAKECVPCRGGVPPLKGKPLADLQKRLGGRWRVVNRHHLEKEFRFKDFQQALDFTNQIGELAEAVGHHPDIYLAWGKVKVTLWTHKVDGLTESDFVLAAKIDQL